A part of Solenopsis invicta isolate M01_SB chromosome 2, UNIL_Sinv_3.0, whole genome shotgun sequence genomic DNA contains:
- the LOC105199092 gene encoding lethal(2)neighbour of Tid protein, whose protein sequence is MAPRREARPNLNAGRSSRRSNKSWLDNYLEWRQLVAFLTDPKKLSLTAKLFIVLEIVLNVVVIQTVPYTEIDWRAYMQEVEGFLNGTTDYSKLRGDTGPLVYPAGFVYIFSGLYYVTSRGANVKIAQYLFAALYVIMLTLVFRIYARTKKVPPYVLILMCCTSYRIHSIFVLRLFNDPVAMILLYASINAFLDNRWYLGSALYSLAVSVKMNILLFAPALLVAYLCTLGTLKTLIHLCVCSLIQLILGLPFLLENPIAYVKGAFNLGRVFEFRWTVNWRFLPEEVFVHPYLHISLLLLHVLTLLYCAPVWITYMKSYTKLKHVGKELKPQLRKKEKVDMSTVSQLFVYPLFVANFIGIVFSRSLHYQFYIWYYHTLPYIVWCTDYKTILRLTILGVIELCWNTYPSTVFSSAALHLCHIILLYGILKNRPNSAKEK, encoded by the coding sequence ATGGCGCCACGCAGGGAAGCGAGACCTAACCTCAATGCCGGCAGATCCTCGAGGAGGAGCAACAAGAGCTGGCTGGATAATTATTTGGAATGGCGGCAGCTCGTCGCCTTCCTCACAGATCCAAAGAAACTGTCATTGACAGCGAAACTGTTTATCGTCCTGGAGATCGTTCTGAACGTGGTGGTCATTCAGACTGTGCCGTACACCGAGATCGATTGGAGGGCCTACATGCAGGAAGTCGAGGGATTCCTGAACGGCACGACGGACTACTCGAAGCTGCGGGGTGACACTGGGCCGCTGGTTTACCCCGCTGGTTTTGTCTACATCTTCTCCGGCCTCTACTACGTAACTTCACGTGGCGCCAATGTGAAGATAGCGCAGTACTTGTTCGCGGCGCTCTACGTGATCATGCTGACGCTGGTCTTCCGAATTTACGCGCGGACCAAGAAGGTGCCGCCCTATGTCCTTATCCTGATGTGCTGCACCTCCTACAGAATACACTCGATATTCGTTTTGAGACTCTTCAACGATCCAGTGGCGATGATACTGTTGTACGCGTCCATCAATGCGTTCCTAGACAATCGCTGGTACCTGGGTAGCGCGTTGTACAGCCTCGCCGTGTCCGTCAAGATGAACATCTTGCTGTTTGCCCCGGCGCTTCTTGTCGCTTACCTTTGCACGCTAGGAACACTCAAAACGTTGATACACTTGTGTGTCTGCTCGTTAATACAGCTGATTCTCGGTCTTCCGTTCTTGCTGGAGAATCCAATCGCTTACGTGAAGGGCGCTTTCAACCTGGGCAGAGTCTTCGAGTTCAGGTGGACCGTAAACTGGAGGTTTTTACCTGAAGAGGTATTCGTTCACCCCTACCTGCACATTTCCCTGTTATTGCTGCATGTGCTGACGCTGCTGTACTGCGCGCCCGTTTGGATCACCTACATGAAGTCGTACACGAAATTAAAGCACGTGGGGAAGGAACTGAAGCCTCAGCTGCGTAAGAAAGAGAAAGTGGACATGTCTACCGTAAGTCAGTTGTTCGTTTATCCTCTTTTTGTCGCGAATTTCATCGGCATTGTGTTTAGCAGATCGTTGCACTATCAATTCTACATATGGTACTATCATACGTTACCGTACATTGTGTGGTGCACTGACTACAAGACTATCCTTAGACTGACTATCTTAGGTGTGATAGAATTGTGCTGGAACACGTATCCGAGCACGGTGTTCAGTAGCGCGGCGTTGCATCTATGCcacataattttgttatatggCATTCTTAAAAATAGACCGAATAGCGCGAAGGAGAAATGA
- the LOC105199090 gene encoding mesencephalic astrocyte-derived neurotrophic factor homolog, whose amino-acid sequence MNTSMSLVLSIFLGIVCAVTALKEGDCEVCVAVVDKFSQTLTPDIKSDTKKIEAKFREFCKGTKSKENRFCYYLGGLEESATGILGELSKPLSWSMPADKICEKLKKRDAQICDLRFEKQIDLNTVNLKKLKVRDLKKILNDWEETCEGCIEKSDFIKRIEELKPKYFSSSSKTEL is encoded by the exons atgaaTACCTCGATGTCGCTAGTACTTTCCATATTCCTTGGAATCGTGTGCGCTGTTACGGCGTTGAAAGAAGGTGACTGCGAAG TATGCGTCGCTGTTGTGGACAAATTTAGTCAAACATTAACACCAGACATTAAAAGTGACACCAAGAAAATTGAAGCAAAGTTTCGAGAATTCTGTAAGGGCACtaaatcaaaagaaaatagattt TGCTATTATTTAGGAGGGTTAGAAGAATCTGCTACTGGTATCTTAGGGGAGCTCAGTAAACCACTGTCGTGGTCTATGCCAGCAGACAAAATATGCGAGAAATTAAAGAAGCGAGATGCTCAAATATGCGATTTGAGATTCG AGAAACAAATCGATCTCAATACCGTGAATCTGAAGAAGCTGAAGGTGCGTGACTTAAAGAAAATCTTGAATGATTGGGAAGAGACGTGTGAAGGATGCATAGAGAAGTCGGACTTTATCAAACGGATCGAGGAGCTCAAACCCAAGTATTTTAGCAGCAGCTCGAAGACAGAGCTCTGA